Proteins from a single region of Apium graveolens cultivar Ventura chromosome 7, ASM990537v1, whole genome shotgun sequence:
- the LOC141671776 gene encoding 2-carboxy-1,4-naphthoquinone phytyltransferase, chloroplastic — MAMKATLCKLNPSSSGFMQFHYHTPQIITSYYSMITLSSEDKKSSCCCIGSQVYKNSRPCGRQIKIKGQYRWSSNIRALHSEAAKQDDVPRETLIWRAIKLPIYSVALVPITVGSAAAYSLTGLCSARRYLVILVSSVLIITWLNLSNDVYDFDTGADINKKESVVNLVGSRTGTLIAAYLLLVLGFMGLAWASVEAGSMRSILLLASAISCGYIYQCPPFRLSYQGLGEPLCFTAFGPFATTAFYLLQSSTRELPISGTILCASLLVGFSTTLILFCSHFHQINEDIPVGKLSPLVRLGTNAGSEIVKVAVVALYAFLFAFGLNRALPFSSVLLCALTLPVGNLVVRFVSENHVDKNKIFMAKYFCVRLHTIFGAALAAGLVVARLIPGRLVAGGP; from the exons CTACTATTCAATGATTACTTTGTCTTCTGAAGACAAAAAATCATCATGCTGCTGCATTGGCAGTCAAGTATATAAAAACAGCAGACCATGTGGAAGACAGATTAAGATCAAAGGACAGTATCGTTGGTCCTCTAACATTAGAGCACTACATTCTGAAGCCGCAAAACAAGATGATGTACCTAGAGAAACATTGATATGGAGGGCCATCAAATTACCAATATATTCTGTCGCTTTGGTTCCCATCACA GTTGGAAGTGCAGCCGCATATTCTCTTACCGGGCTTTGTTCAGCCAGGCGTTATCTAGTGATCTTGGTATCTTCAGTTCTTATAATCACTTGGCTGAACTTGAG CAACGACGTTTATGATTTTGATACAGGAGCAGATATCAACAAGAAAGAGTCTGTTGTTAACTTAGTTGGCAG TCGTACAGGGACCCTGATTGCTGCTTACCTACTATTAGTTCTCGGTTTTATGGGGCTTGCTTGGGCATCTGTGGAGGCTGGCAGTATGAGATCCATTTTATTATTGGCAAGTGCAATTTCCTGTGGCTACATATATCAG TGCCCACCATTTCGTTTAAGCTACCAAGGATTAGGAGAACCCTTATGCTTCACAGCATTTGGCCCGTTTGCTACTACAGCTTTTTATCTACTGCAGAGTAGCACAAG AGAGCTTCCAATAAGTGGGACAATCCTCTGTGCATCACTTCTTGTTGGCTTCAGTACAACCCTCATTCTTTTCTGCAGTCACTTTCATCAG ATAAATGAAGATATACCTGTAGGAAAACTGTCTCCCTTG GTAAGGCTTGGCACAAATGCTGGTTCAGAAATAGTAAAAGTAGCAGTGGTAGCACTTTATGCATTTCTATTTGCATTCGGTCTTAACAGAGCTCTGCCCTTTTCTTCAGTT TTACTTTGTGCCCTTACATTACCTGTTGGCAATCTTGTGGTTAGATTTGTCAGTGAGAATCACGTG GACAAAAATAAGATCTTCATGGCCAAGTATTTTTGCGTGAGATTGCATACCATATTTGGAGCTGCTTTGGCTGCCGGGCTAGTGGTTGCCAGATTGATCCCAGGAAGACTTGTAGCTGGTGGTCCCTGA
- the LOC141675105 gene encoding pentatricopeptide repeat-containing protein At2g21090 codes for MPKFSKRPCIVQSIINLCSQGLFKQAIHSLDIIARKGTRLDSNVLAFLLRECADSRSLKEGKWVHLHLKLTGLKYPNTFLLNHLINMYCKCGEHVVARQLFDKMSERNLYSWNNMVSGYVKLGMVGPARKLFDRMPVKDVVSWNSMVIGYAKSGEYGECVRFFKELRKSSIGFNEFSFSGVLTVCVKLKDFGFTRQVHCRVLIDGFLSNVVIASSIVDAYATCGELGDSRRLFDGMKVRDVLAWTTLVSGYAKWGEMRLARELFHAMPEKNSVSWTTLVSGYARYNMGYEALELFTKMISSRVKPDQFTFSSCLCACAGIPSLKHGKEIHAFLIRSNCRPNTIVVSSLIDMYSKCGKLRIGERVFDVMGDKNDIILWNTMLSALAQHGFGEEAIQMFRYMVSIGLQPDRISFIIILNACSHSGLVQEGLRFFESIKSDHDIFPDQEHYACLIDLLGRAGHFDEVLKQLKRMPCEPDSRVWNALLGVSSIHGNIEMGRMAAEHLIKFDPLSCVGYIALSSIYAALGKWESAENIRQVMNDRNLKKEQALSW; via the coding sequence ATGCCCAAATTCTCTAAGCGCCCATGTATTGTTCAATCCATCATCAATCTTTGCTCTCAAGGTCTATTCAAACAAGCCATTCATTCTTTAGATATCATTGCTCGTAAAGGTACTCGTTTAGACTCAAATGTACTAGCTTTTCTTTTACGTGAATGTGCTGATTCTAGGTCTCTTAAAGAGGGCAAATGGGTTCATCTTCATTTGAAGCTAACTGGTTTGAAATACCCCAACACGTTTTTATTGAATCATTTGATTAATATGTATTGTAAATGTGGTGAACATGTTGTTGCACGCCAACTGTTCGATAAGATGTCTGAGAGGAATTTGTATTCGTGGAATAATATGGTTTCTGGGTATGTTAAGTTAGGGATGGTGGGTCCTGCTAGGAAGTTGTTTGATAGAATGCCGGTGAAGGATGTTGTGTCGTGGAATAGTATGGTTATTGGGTATGCGAAGAGTGGGGAGTATGGTGAGTGTGTGAGGTTTTTTAAGGAGTTGAGGAAGTCGTCGATTGGGTTTAATGAGTTTAGCTTTTCTGGGGTTTTGACTGTTTGTGTGAAATTAAAGGATTTTGGGTTTACTAGGCAGGTGCATTGTCGGGTTTTGATTGATGGGTTTTTGTCGAATGTGGTGATTGCGAGTTCTATTGTTGATGCGTATGCAACTTGCGGGGAATTAGGGGACTCGAGAAGATTGTTTGACGGGATGAAAGTTAGGGATGTCTTGGCTTGGACCACCTTGGTTTCTGGATATGCTAAGTGGGGAGAGATGAGATTAGCTAGGGAATTGTTTCATGCCATGCCTGAGAAAAATTCTGTGTCTTGGACTACTTTAGTCTCAGGATATGCTAGATATAATATGGGATATGAGGCCCTTGAATTATTTACAAAGATGATAAGCTCTCGAGTCAAACCAGATCAATTCACTTTTAGTAGTTGTCTATGTGCTTGTGCTGGTATACCATCCCTGAAGCATGGTAAGGAAATTCATGCATTTTTGATAAGAAGTAATTGCAGACCTAATACAATTGTTGTGAGCTCTCTCATCGACATGTATTCAAAGTGCGGAAAGTTACGGATAGGAGAACGGGTTTTTGATGTTATGGGTGATAAAAATGATATTATACTGTGGAACACAATGTTATCTGCCTTGGCACAACATGGCTTTGGTGAAGAAGCAATACAAATGTTTAGATACATGGTAAGTATAGGCTTGCAACCAGATAGAATTAGTTTTATCATCATTCTAAATGCTTGCAGCCACTCGGGGCTTGTACAGGAGGGCCTTCGCTTTTTTGAATCCATTAAAAGTGACCATGATATCTTTCCGGATCAAGAACATTATGCATGCTTAATTGATCTTTTGGGTCGAGCTGGACATTTTGATGAGGTTCTAAAGCAGCTTAAGAGGATGCCTTGTGAACCTGATAGTCGGGTTTGGAATGCCTTACTTGGTGTGTCTAGTATTCATGGAAATATCGAAATGGGAAGGATGGCCGCTGAACACCTTATTAAATTTGACCCTTTGTCCTGTGTGGGTTATATTGCGCTGTCAAGTATATACGCAGCTCTTGGGAAGTGGGAATCTGCAGAGAACATAAGACAGGTTATGAACGATAGAAATTTGAAGAAAGAGCAAGCACTTAGCTGGTAA